A stretch of the Polyangiaceae bacterium genome encodes the following:
- a CDS encoding sigma-70 family RNA polymerase sigma factor: MTNDAEPSDADLLAAIASNASDRVARNEAQATFYARHVRYLYGALRQREAKLLSLAGISAEDLVQETFHRAFERAHTFQRGDVEDREHERHRTRAWLGRVAHNLLADQLERFREVSASPYLERVACDGIDAEPSESRELDLVSAGLESLSEREQDVLRVTALYHRAGEHQRLPNAVSAELAARWGTTNENIRAIRSRALKKLTEFVTGRIGQENVP, encoded by the coding sequence ATGACGAACGACGCCGAGCCCAGCGACGCAGATCTGCTCGCCGCCATCGCGTCGAACGCTTCGGATCGCGTCGCCAGGAACGAAGCGCAAGCGACGTTCTATGCCCGCCACGTTCGCTACTTGTACGGCGCGCTGCGGCAGCGAGAAGCCAAGCTCCTGTCACTGGCGGGCATCAGCGCGGAGGATCTGGTGCAGGAGACCTTCCACCGCGCCTTCGAGCGCGCGCACACCTTTCAGCGCGGCGACGTCGAGGACAGAGAGCACGAGCGCCATCGCACGCGCGCCTGGCTGGGGCGGGTGGCGCACAACCTGCTCGCCGATCAGCTCGAGCGCTTCCGCGAAGTGTCCGCCAGCCCCTACCTCGAACGCGTGGCGTGTGACGGCATCGACGCCGAGCCGAGCGAGTCGCGTGAGCTCGACCTGGTCAGCGCGGGCCTCGAGTCGCTGAGCGAACGCGAGCAAGACGTGCTCCGGGTCACCGCGCTCTATCACCGCGCAGGCGAGCACCAGCGCTTGCCCAACGCCGTTTCGGCGGAGCTCGCGGCACGCTGGGGCACCACCAACGAGAACATCCGCGCCATCCGCAGCCGGGCCCTGAAGAAGCTCACCGAGTTCGTGACCGGACGCATCGGCCAGGAGAACGTCCCATGA
- a CDS encoding tetratricopeptide repeat protein: MRESSPPEASAWSSSPTALLLGVYVVAHVAMMLTGGRAEIASASSETLMKFGASYAPLVREGQLHRLVASMFLHIGLLHLCLNSAALVSIGPTLERDYGRLRFVAIYLASGLVGSVASVLWHLENPVVSAGASGALCGAIAAGAVRAHLAGRERAGERRMLVSWAIATLAFGVLVQADNAAHLGGLASGALFGFLARRGAPRREPTQGPAALVLAVVLLAFGGSVLARERSETAPSLVNRGVELAQGGDLDRAISAYRRALQLEPRDAIAHYDLGLALQRKEDWEGAIFHLSRALELEPDEQHRRALVGAHVNHGVSLSERGDVSGAIAAYRRALELDDQNANAHRNLGLALEKSGDRPGSISALRRAVELAPNPEMKGTLASLLTNDALDLAAAKQHIQAVARYRESISLDPTEWRTHFNLGLSLLELGDAQGAVSALEQAQELEDSEVVRALLSRAIEARRDARVDAGDLSGALDDLGRATLMRLQSPRDAGD; the protein is encoded by the coding sequence GTGCGCGAGTCCAGCCCACCCGAAGCGAGCGCCTGGTCGTCGAGCCCGACGGCGCTCTTGCTCGGCGTGTACGTGGTCGCGCACGTCGCCATGATGCTGACCGGCGGGCGCGCGGAGATCGCTTCGGCCTCCAGCGAGACGCTGATGAAGTTCGGCGCGAGCTACGCGCCGCTGGTGCGGGAGGGACAGCTGCACCGGCTGGTGGCGTCGATGTTCCTGCACATCGGCCTCTTGCACCTGTGTTTGAACTCCGCGGCCCTGGTGTCCATCGGGCCGACGCTGGAGCGTGACTACGGTCGACTGCGCTTCGTCGCCATCTACCTCGCCTCCGGCCTGGTGGGCTCGGTTGCCTCGGTGCTGTGGCACCTCGAAAACCCAGTGGTGTCGGCCGGAGCGTCGGGCGCGTTGTGCGGGGCCATCGCGGCCGGCGCCGTGCGCGCGCACCTGGCCGGCCGAGAGCGCGCGGGCGAGCGCCGCATGCTGGTGTCCTGGGCCATCGCGACCTTGGCCTTTGGCGTGCTGGTCCAAGCCGACAACGCAGCACACCTCGGCGGGCTCGCGTCGGGCGCGCTCTTCGGCTTCCTCGCGCGCCGAGGGGCACCGCGGCGGGAGCCGACTCAGGGCCCGGCCGCGCTGGTGCTCGCGGTCGTGCTCTTGGCGTTCGGCGGCTCGGTGCTGGCGCGGGAGCGCTCCGAGACCGCACCCAGCCTGGTCAATCGCGGTGTCGAGCTCGCGCAGGGGGGCGACCTCGATCGGGCCATCTCGGCCTACCGGCGCGCGCTCCAGCTCGAGCCCCGGGACGCCATCGCGCACTACGATCTCGGCCTCGCGCTGCAGCGGAAGGAGGATTGGGAGGGCGCCATCTTCCACCTTTCCCGCGCCCTGGAGCTCGAGCCCGACGAGCAGCACCGGCGCGCGCTGGTGGGCGCGCACGTCAACCACGGAGTGTCGCTGTCGGAGCGCGGCGACGTGTCCGGCGCCATCGCCGCCTACCGGCGTGCGCTCGAGCTGGACGACCAAAACGCCAACGCGCACCGCAATCTCGGGCTCGCGCTCGAGAAGTCCGGAGATCGCCCGGGCAGCATTTCGGCGCTGCGGCGCGCCGTGGAGCTCGCCCCGAACCCAGAGATGAAGGGCACGCTGGCTTCGCTCTTGACGAACGACGCCCTCGATCTGGCAGCCGCGAAGCAACACATTCAGGCCGTCGCGCGCTACCGGGAGTCCATCAGCCTCGACCCCACGGAATGGCGCACCCACTTCAACCTGGGCCTGTCCTTGCTCGAGCTCGGCGACGCCCAGGGCGCGGTCTCGGCGCTCGAGCAGGCTCAGGAGCTGGAAGACTCCGAGGTGGTGCGCGCGCTCCTGTCGCGAGCCATCGAGGCTCGCCGCGACGCGCGCGTCGACGCGGGCGATCTGAGCGGTGCCCTGGACGACCTGGGGCGTGCGACCCTCATGCGCCTGCAATCCCCGCGGGACGCCGGCGACTAG
- a CDS encoding DUF4126 domain-containing protein: MELGEIWGLVTAVALGIGLAATAGLRAWLPLLLAGGLARLGVLELGEAFGFVSSTPALVLFGVATIAEIVADKVPAIDHALDVISTVVRPAAGALLAASALYQVKDPLVALVIGLCVGAPVALGPHAAKSALRAASSATTAGIANPLVSFVEDALAIGLFIAVVILPVISVAVLATVIWLLVRRRRKAAPAAA, from the coding sequence GTGGAGCTGGGTGAAATTTGGGGCTTGGTCACCGCCGTGGCGCTCGGTATCGGCCTGGCCGCCACGGCGGGTCTGCGCGCTTGGCTGCCGCTGCTCCTGGCGGGCGGGCTCGCGCGCCTGGGCGTGCTGGAGCTCGGCGAGGCGTTCGGCTTCGTCTCGTCGACGCCGGCCCTGGTGCTGTTCGGAGTGGCGACCATCGCCGAAATCGTCGCGGACAAGGTCCCCGCGATCGATCATGCGCTCGACGTGATCTCGACCGTCGTACGCCCGGCGGCCGGCGCGCTCCTGGCCGCGTCCGCGCTCTACCAGGTGAAGGACCCGCTGGTGGCCCTGGTCATCGGCCTCTGTGTCGGCGCACCGGTGGCGCTCGGGCCGCACGCGGCCAAGTCCGCGCTCCGCGCGGCGTCGTCGGCGACCACGGCTGGCATCGCCAACCCCTTGGTGAGCTTCGTCGAGGACGCGCTCGCCATCGGACTGTTCATCGCCGTGGTGATCCTGCCGGTGATCTCCGTGGCGGTTTTGGCCACGGTGATTTGGCTGTTGGTCCGCCGCCGCCGCAAGGCGGCCCCCGCAGCGGCCTAG
- a CDS encoding protein kinase, producing the protein MASRANQAGAGRVGSVLKDKWRLDALLGVGGMAWVYAATHRNKNRVAIKLLFPELSSNDEVRKRFLREGYAANSIGHPGAVQVFDDDVTDDGLVFLVMELLEGKTLADLRRERGGRLDPKLVLTSADGVLDVLSLAHEKGVIHRDIKPGNVFLTSNRGIKVVDFGIARVAEANLTGALTSAGHLLGSAAFMAPEQAAGQWGKVDARTDLYAVGATMFQLLVGRPVHEGATPQDRIIAAVSEPARSIGSVLPSLPKSVVDVVDRALEFDQARRWQSAREMQQAVRQALKRMDALGSTLVMDGPEPLASSPVSDKPRSPAVVQPEPAPPAIASEAVAPASARRQPVGLGATRVYGSPEDAAALRTVRERMAQAEAAAAIPAPAPSAPSAPTPTPAPAPTHAAAPLPMPRPHAPAAVPVRAPAPPGRPRRLLLIPVILFMLGAVLLALAGAGLWLAKVRGPQSAPAPSGP; encoded by the coding sequence GTGGCATCCCGCGCGAATCAAGCCGGAGCCGGACGCGTCGGCTCCGTGCTCAAAGACAAGTGGCGCTTGGACGCGCTCCTGGGTGTCGGCGGCATGGCCTGGGTGTACGCCGCGACCCATCGCAACAAGAACCGCGTGGCCATCAAGCTGCTGTTCCCCGAGCTGTCGTCGAACGACGAGGTCCGGAAGCGCTTCCTGCGCGAGGGCTACGCCGCCAACAGCATCGGCCACCCGGGCGCGGTACAGGTCTTCGACGACGACGTGACGGACGACGGGCTGGTGTTCCTGGTGATGGAGCTCTTGGAGGGAAAGACGCTCGCGGACCTCCGGCGGGAGCGCGGCGGGCGCCTCGACCCGAAGCTCGTGCTGACCAGCGCCGACGGCGTGCTGGACGTGCTCTCCCTGGCGCACGAAAAGGGCGTGATTCACCGCGACATCAAGCCCGGCAACGTGTTCTTGACGTCGAACCGCGGCATCAAGGTGGTCGACTTCGGCATCGCGCGCGTCGCGGAGGCGAACCTGACCGGCGCGCTCACCAGCGCGGGACATCTCCTGGGCTCGGCGGCCTTCATGGCGCCCGAGCAGGCGGCCGGGCAATGGGGGAAGGTGGACGCGCGCACCGACCTCTACGCGGTGGGCGCGACCATGTTCCAGCTCCTGGTCGGCCGTCCCGTACACGAAGGCGCGACGCCACAAGACCGCATCATCGCGGCGGTGTCGGAGCCGGCGCGCTCCATCGGCAGCGTGCTGCCCAGCCTGCCGAAGTCCGTCGTCGATGTCGTCGACCGCGCGCTGGAGTTCGATCAGGCTCGGCGCTGGCAGAGCGCGCGGGAGATGCAGCAGGCAGTGCGGCAGGCGCTCAAGCGCATGGATGCGCTCGGCAGCACGCTGGTGATGGATGGGCCGGAGCCGCTGGCCTCGTCCCCGGTCTCGGACAAGCCGCGCTCACCGGCCGTCGTTCAGCCAGAGCCGGCTCCGCCCGCGATCGCCTCGGAGGCCGTCGCCCCAGCCAGCGCACGCCGCCAGCCGGTGGGCCTGGGAGCGACGCGGGTCTACGGTTCCCCGGAGGACGCGGCCGCGCTGCGCACGGTGCGCGAGCGCATGGCTCAGGCGGAGGCTGCGGCGGCAATCCCCGCCCCTGCGCCGAGCGCTCCTTCCGCTCCGACCCCAACCCCCGCACCGGCGCCAACCCACGCCGCCGCCCCGCTTCCGATGCCGCGCCCGCACGCGCCGGCGGCGGTCCCCGTGCGCGCGCCCGCGCCTCCCGGTCGCCCCAGGCGCTTGCTCTTGATCCCGGTGATCCTCTTCATGCTCGGCGCGGTGCTGCTCGCGCTGGCCGGGGCAGGGCTCTGGCTCGCCAAGGTGCGCGGGCCCCAGAGCGCTCCCGCGCCTTCCGGGCCATGA
- a CDS encoding sigma-54-dependent Fis family transcriptional regulator: MASILVDWGDLTALTPLIERRREFLDAWRQVCASELGGTLDIEDKDFDGAFESELARLADPEVGRSSARVDAALQATAACLARRGVPLSHLLALSACGAAAAQDVLGDDLTPDMLKSLNTLQALRAKVYARAYREYGENDRGRCGQPLVPLRRNGTDAAGGRPILVGRSPALQRAREAAELAAKSRRDVLITGEDGAGKETLARLIHELAGEERSAFVPVNCAGLPTNLAQSELFGHARNGAGQEYAGLFRAASRGTLFLREITELSPEVQAKLVRVLDERMIRPVAASSDVPIDVRVVASTSRDIESVIARGELRSDLLGKLRSSTIHIAPLRERSEDIAPLVEHFLTTFCHRRCGCIWGVSQRALDVLLAAHWPANVRELRNAIEHAVTTGEGGLIEARDLPSYLGRSAEASPSREANASDLPSLAEAETQLIRTTLGHFGGNKVRAAMSLGISRHKLYDRLRKLGIQ; this comes from the coding sequence ATGGCATCGATTCTCGTGGATTGGGGTGACCTGACCGCGCTGACGCCCCTCATCGAGCGGAGGCGCGAGTTTCTGGACGCGTGGCGGCAGGTTTGCGCGAGCGAGCTGGGCGGCACGCTGGACATCGAGGACAAGGACTTCGACGGGGCGTTCGAGAGCGAGCTGGCGCGGCTCGCCGATCCGGAGGTCGGGCGTTCGTCGGCACGGGTCGACGCGGCGCTGCAGGCGACCGCAGCTTGTCTGGCGCGCCGGGGCGTCCCGCTCTCCCACCTGCTCGCGCTGTCTGCTTGCGGAGCAGCGGCAGCCCAAGACGTGCTCGGGGACGACCTCACCCCCGACATGCTCAAGTCGCTGAACACCCTTCAGGCCCTCCGCGCGAAGGTCTACGCGCGCGCTTACCGTGAGTACGGGGAGAACGACCGCGGGCGCTGCGGACAGCCACTGGTCCCGCTGCGTCGAAACGGAACAGACGCCGCCGGCGGGCGACCGATTCTGGTCGGCCGGAGCCCGGCGCTCCAGCGTGCGCGCGAGGCCGCCGAGCTCGCCGCCAAGAGCCGGCGCGACGTGCTCATCACGGGTGAAGACGGCGCGGGCAAGGAGACGTTGGCGCGCCTCATCCACGAGCTTGCGGGTGAGGAGCGCTCGGCGTTCGTCCCCGTGAACTGCGCCGGCCTGCCAACGAACCTGGCGCAGAGCGAGCTGTTCGGGCACGCGCGCAACGGTGCGGGGCAGGAGTACGCCGGGCTGTTCCGCGCCGCCTCGCGCGGGACGCTCTTCCTCAGGGAGATCACCGAGCTTTCCCCGGAGGTCCAGGCGAAGCTCGTGCGCGTGCTCGACGAGCGAATGATCCGGCCGGTGGCCGCGTCCAGCGACGTGCCCATCGACGTCCGGGTGGTGGCTTCGACCAGCCGAGACATCGAGTCGGTGATCGCTCGCGGCGAGCTGCGCAGCGACCTGTTGGGCAAGCTCCGGAGCTCGACCATCCACATCGCGCCTTTGCGGGAGCGCAGCGAGGACATCGCGCCGCTGGTCGAGCACTTCTTGACCACGTTCTGCCACCGTCGCTGCGGCTGCATCTGGGGCGTCTCGCAGCGCGCGCTCGACGTGCTGCTCGCGGCCCACTGGCCCGCCAACGTCCGCGAGCTTCGTAACGCCATCGAGCACGCGGTCACCACCGGCGAGGGCGGCTTGATCGAAGCTCGGGACCTGCCGAGCTACCTGGGTCGAAGCGCCGAGGCTTCGCCGTCGCGCGAGGCCAACGCCAGCGATCTGCCGAGCCTGGCCGAGGCGGAGACTCAGCTGATCCGCACGACGCTCGGGCATTTCGGCGGTAACAAGGTCCGCGCCGCGATGTCGCTCGGGATCTCGCGTCACAAGCTCTACGACCGCCTGCGCAAGCTCGGCATCCAGTGA
- a CDS encoding protein nirF, whose protein sequence is MKSTSLLAVLLLGACQSPAPTPAPAAAASAEPPPAAAAAPALPGGIGSRVFVVERETESLGVYDLSTKTYQASLIKGLGNMRHATMTFSSDLRWGYVATRSGKLSRIDLAKVERAGDVEVSKNSIDIAISQDGRYVATAEYQPGGVTILDAQTLEVKQRLPAEIEKNGKKTTSRVTGVVDAPGNRFVCVLIEGAEIWVIDASGTEPKVERKVKTSTDEPYDAMITPDGRWYVVGHMGSEHVSVLDLRNPDAGVKEISLRDPKQKFVKGAPVKLPHMASWAVAGSSVFVPLVGEPRMVVLDRDTWAFKRSVPVRGHPVYSVASPTGSEIWVSFSGEPHDAFLEVIDADKLEVKKSIQVGGRVYHLDFTPRGAYVVVSANKDNKLALVDASTYAIVDQETVNSPSGVFGAWRAFRIGL, encoded by the coding sequence ATGAAATCCACGAGTCTCCTCGCCGTCTTGCTCCTGGGCGCTTGCCAATCGCCAGCTCCGACTCCGGCTCCGGCGGCTGCTGCCTCCGCCGAGCCGCCCCCCGCCGCCGCGGCGGCGCCCGCCCTGCCGGGTGGCATCGGCTCGCGCGTGTTCGTGGTCGAACGCGAGACCGAGAGCCTGGGTGTCTACGACCTCTCGACCAAGACCTACCAGGCTTCTCTGATCAAGGGCCTGGGCAACATGCGCCATGCGACGATGACGTTCTCGTCGGACCTGCGCTGGGGTTACGTGGCCACGCGCAGCGGCAAGCTGAGTCGCATCGACCTAGCGAAGGTCGAGCGCGCGGGCGACGTCGAGGTGTCCAAGAACAGCATCGACATCGCCATCAGCCAGGATGGCCGCTACGTGGCGACCGCGGAGTATCAGCCCGGCGGCGTGACCATCCTGGACGCCCAGACCCTGGAGGTGAAGCAGCGCCTGCCGGCGGAGATCGAGAAGAACGGGAAGAAGACCACGTCGCGTGTCACCGGCGTGGTGGACGCTCCGGGCAACCGCTTCGTCTGTGTGCTGATCGAGGGCGCAGAGATCTGGGTCATCGACGCCTCCGGGACCGAGCCGAAGGTCGAGCGCAAGGTGAAGACCAGCACCGACGAGCCCTACGACGCGATGATCACCCCGGACGGGCGCTGGTACGTGGTCGGCCACATGGGCAGCGAGCACGTGTCGGTGCTCGACCTCCGGAACCCGGACGCAGGCGTGAAGGAGATCAGCCTGCGCGACCCGAAGCAGAAGTTCGTCAAGGGCGCGCCGGTCAAGCTGCCGCACATGGCCTCGTGGGCGGTGGCGGGCAGCAGCGTGTTCGTCCCGCTGGTCGGCGAGCCGCGCATGGTCGTGCTCGATCGCGACACCTGGGCGTTCAAGAGGAGCGTGCCCGTGCGCGGGCACCCGGTCTACTCCGTGGCTTCGCCGACGGGTAGCGAGATCTGGGTGAGCTTCTCCGGCGAGCCGCACGACGCATTCCTCGAGGTCATCGACGCCGACAAGCTCGAGGTGAAGAAGAGCATCCAGGTCGGCGGTCGGGTCTACCACCTCGATTTCACGCCACGCGGCGCCTACGTCGTGGTGAGCGCCAACAAGGACAACAAGCTCGCGCTGGTCGACGCCAGCACCTACGCCATCGTCGACCAGGAAACCGTCAACTCTCCGTCCGGCGTCTTCGGCGCCTGGCGCGCGTTCAGGATCGGTCTGTGA
- a CDS encoding radical SAM protein yields the protein MLMVSDLLRAARDPKAIAELERRSPDRYASPERGVPVVVWNVVGHCNLSCPHCYASAAKRPSPRDLSPAEGLALLDELARAGTKVVIFSGGEPLLREDLFDLIAHAKGLGLVPQLSSNGVFIDDAVAARLKHAGVQYVGISIDGMRDFNDRYRGLPGGFSRATAGIVASKRAGIKTGLRITLSKINRAELDPLLDHASEIGVDRFYVSHLLYSGRAFRMGEDDLSPAESRAALSQLFERALRQLQAAKGPDIVTGGNDSDGPALLLFVEQRFGRAAAARLERLLVLRGGNSAGEKILNVDHLGRVHPDQFWQAATLGDVREQSFAEILAHPLRAELAERTRHLKGRCGSCRFLALCRGSHRERALVQHGDAWAPDPACLMTDAEIGTAVQEARTSA from the coding sequence ATGTTGATGGTCAGCGACCTGTTGCGCGCGGCTCGTGATCCGAAAGCGATCGCGGAGCTCGAGCGCAGGTCTCCCGACCGTTACGCGAGCCCCGAACGCGGCGTGCCGGTGGTGGTCTGGAACGTCGTCGGGCACTGCAACCTGTCCTGTCCGCACTGCTACGCCTCGGCGGCCAAACGACCGTCACCCCGCGATCTGTCTCCGGCGGAGGGGCTCGCGCTGCTCGACGAGCTCGCACGGGCGGGCACGAAGGTCGTGATCTTCAGCGGCGGCGAGCCGCTCTTGCGCGAGGATCTGTTCGACCTGATCGCCCACGCCAAGGGCCTCGGTCTCGTGCCTCAGCTCTCCAGCAACGGCGTGTTCATCGACGACGCCGTCGCGGCTCGATTGAAGCACGCAGGCGTCCAGTACGTCGGCATCAGCATCGACGGCATGCGGGACTTCAACGACCGCTACCGCGGTCTGCCGGGCGGGTTTTCGCGCGCGACGGCGGGAATCGTCGCCTCCAAGCGAGCGGGTATCAAGACGGGCTTGCGCATCACGCTCTCCAAGATCAACCGGGCCGAGCTCGACCCGCTCCTGGATCATGCCAGCGAGATCGGTGTGGACCGCTTCTACGTGTCGCACCTCCTGTACTCCGGGCGCGCCTTCCGCATGGGCGAGGACGACCTCTCGCCGGCAGAGTCGCGCGCGGCGCTGTCCCAGCTGTTCGAGCGTGCGCTCCGCCAGCTACAGGCGGCCAAGGGCCCGGACATCGTCACCGGCGGCAACGACTCGGACGGGCCGGCGCTCTTGCTGTTCGTCGAGCAGCGCTTCGGGCGCGCTGCGGCAGCTCGGCTGGAGCGGCTCTTGGTGCTGCGCGGGGGCAACTCCGCGGGCGAGAAGATCCTCAACGTCGACCACCTCGGCCGCGTGCACCCGGACCAGTTCTGGCAGGCGGCCACGCTGGGCGACGTGCGCGAGCAGTCGTTCGCCGAGATCCTGGCGCACCCGCTGCGCGCCGAGCTCGCCGAGCGGACGCGGCACCTGAAGGGGCGATGCGGCAGCTGCCGCTTCCTCGCGCTCTGTCGCGGCTCGCACCGCGAGCGCGCGTTGGTCCAGCACGGCGACGCTTGGGCTCCGGATCCGGCTTGTCTGATGACGGACGCCGAGATCGGCACCGCCGTACAGGAGGCACGGACGTCAGCATGA
- a CDS encoding c-type cytochrome has product MPPLNLTDAQIDGVIAYVDTISAAGGLQEKLEPVKELTGADFERAKGIFFQRCAGCHGTLRAGATGPNIQPERTKKLGTTTIKNTLMNGLPGGMPPWGKIGVLNDEEMTLMANYIQMPVPEPPQMPLEKIKETHKVLVPVEQRPKKPETKRKWENFFGVVLRDAGQVAILDGDTKEKLAIIPTGYAVHILRASVTGRYFYAVGRDGKVSLIDLWTETPTLVAQVQGCVEARSVDGSKAKGWEDKLVIEGCYWPPQYVVYDGLTLEPKGVQSVLMPAIDKEELKENRVAAIVASHHEPLWIANLKESGFIALIDYSKPDFPMVEKLATQRFLHDGGFDHSKRFIMMAANMKNEMVVIDVKEKKFVTKFETGNKPHPGRGANWQDPQYGWVNGTTHIGEPKFSIYGADPAKKEHAWKVVRELKVGGPGSLFVKTHPKSPWVWMDSPLANKEEETRQICVYSKKEAKIEKCWTPMDRGRSVHFEYNKDGTEVWLSGWDKKGAIIIYSDKDLKEIKRIEEDWVVTPTGKFNVYNTAHDVY; this is encoded by the coding sequence ATGCCCCCGCTCAACCTGACGGACGCGCAGATCGACGGCGTCATCGCGTACGTCGACACCATCAGCGCCGCGGGCGGGTTGCAGGAGAAGCTCGAGCCGGTCAAGGAGCTGACCGGAGCCGACTTCGAGCGGGCCAAGGGCATCTTCTTCCAGCGCTGCGCGGGCTGTCACGGCACGCTGCGCGCCGGTGCCACCGGTCCGAACATCCAGCCCGAGCGCACCAAGAAGCTCGGCACCACGACCATCAAGAACACGCTCATGAACGGCCTGCCCGGCGGCATGCCGCCCTGGGGCAAGATCGGCGTCTTGAACGACGAAGAGATGACGCTGATGGCCAACTACATCCAGATGCCGGTGCCCGAGCCGCCGCAGATGCCGCTGGAGAAGATCAAGGAGACCCACAAGGTGCTCGTCCCGGTCGAGCAGCGCCCGAAGAAGCCCGAGACCAAGCGCAAGTGGGAGAACTTCTTCGGCGTGGTGCTGCGTGACGCCGGCCAAGTCGCGATCCTCGACGGAGACACCAAGGAGAAGCTCGCCATCATCCCGACGGGCTACGCGGTGCACATCCTCCGCGCCTCCGTCACCGGTCGCTACTTCTACGCCGTGGGTCGTGACGGCAAGGTGAGCCTGATCGACCTCTGGACCGAGACTCCGACCCTGGTGGCGCAGGTCCAGGGTTGCGTCGAGGCGCGCAGCGTGGACGGCAGCAAGGCCAAGGGCTGGGAGGACAAGCTGGTCATCGAGGGCTGCTACTGGCCGCCGCAGTACGTGGTCTACGACGGTCTCACGCTCGAGCCGAAGGGCGTGCAGAGCGTGCTGATGCCGGCCATCGACAAGGAAGAGCTCAAGGAGAACCGCGTCGCGGCCATCGTCGCGAGCCACCACGAGCCGCTCTGGATCGCCAACCTCAAGGAGTCCGGCTTCATCGCGCTGATCGACTACAGCAAGCCCGACTTCCCCATGGTCGAGAAGCTGGCGACCCAGCGCTTCCTGCACGACGGCGGCTTCGACCACAGCAAGCGTTTCATCATGATGGCTGCCAACATGAAGAACGAGATGGTGGTCATCGACGTGAAGGAGAAGAAGTTCGTCACCAAGTTCGAGACCGGCAACAAGCCGCACCCCGGGCGCGGCGCGAACTGGCAGGACCCGCAGTACGGCTGGGTCAACGGCACCACCCACATCGGCGAGCCGAAGTTCAGCATCTACGGCGCCGATCCGGCCAAGAAGGAGCACGCCTGGAAGGTGGTGCGGGAGCTGAAGGTCGGCGGTCCCGGCAGCTTGTTCGTCAAGACTCACCCCAAGAGCCCCTGGGTGTGGATGGACTCGCCCCTCGCCAACAAGGAGGAGGAGACGCGCCAGATCTGCGTTTACTCGAAGAAAGAGGCCAAGATCGAGAAGTGCTGGACTCCGATGGATCGCGGCCGCTCGGTGCACTTCGAGTACAACAAGGACGGCACCGAGGTGTGGCTGTCCGGTTGGGACAAGAAGGGCGCGATCATCATCTACAGCGACAAGGATCTGAAGGAGATCAAGCGCATCGAGGAGGACTGGGTCGTCACGCCGACGGGCAAGTTCAACGTCTACAACACGGCGCACGACGTGTACTAG
- a CDS encoding SDR family oxidoreductase has protein sequence MSGKTAVVTGGGRGIGSAVARALAEQGARVLVAARSQDQVASVAAELVRAGFEAHAAACDVTREDSVGALQEAASSALGHVDILVNNAGTATSAPIKSTSLEDWNRVMAVNATGPFLCTRAFIGGMAERRWGRVVNVASITSRMGSPYIAAYTASKHAVLGFTRVAAAEYAGKGVSVNAVCPGYVDTEMTTESVARVMARTGMDRERALAAILGTVNQKRLISVDEVAFVVTSLCAEQAGGINGQAIVIDAGGLLS, from the coding sequence CTGTCGGGGAAAACCGCCGTCGTGACCGGGGGCGGCCGTGGGATCGGCTCCGCGGTCGCACGTGCGCTCGCCGAGCAGGGGGCCCGCGTGCTGGTGGCGGCGCGCTCGCAAGATCAGGTGGCCAGCGTCGCTGCCGAGCTCGTGAGGGCCGGCTTCGAGGCTCACGCCGCGGCTTGCGACGTGACGCGCGAGGACAGCGTCGGGGCCTTGCAGGAGGCTGCGAGCTCCGCCCTGGGGCACGTCGACATCTTGGTGAACAACGCCGGGACCGCGACCTCGGCGCCGATCAAATCGACCAGCCTCGAGGACTGGAACCGCGTGATGGCGGTGAACGCGACGGGGCCGTTCTTGTGCACGCGTGCGTTCATCGGCGGCATGGCCGAGCGGCGCTGGGGTCGCGTGGTCAACGTCGCGTCGATCACCTCGCGGATGGGCTCGCCGTACATCGCCGCGTACACCGCGTCGAAGCACGCCGTATTGGGCTTCACCCGGGTGGCGGCGGCCGAATACGCCGGCAAAGGCGTGAGCGTCAACGCCGTCTGCCCGGGCTACGTGGACACGGAGATGACGACGGAGTCCGTCGCGCGAGTGATGGCGCGGACGGGTATGGACCGGGAGCGAGCCCTCGCCGCCATACTTGGGACCGTCAACCAGAAACGGCTGATCTCCGTGGACGAGGTGGCGTTCGTCGTGACGTCGCTGTGCGCCGAGCAGGCGGGCGGCATCAACGGCCAGGCCATCGTGATCGACGCTGGAGGATTGTTGTCATGA
- a CDS encoding RidA family protein, translated as MSHVQVNPESLGAPKGYSNGMLTPAGGRVLFVAGQVAWNEKQEVVSEDFAKQFGQALENVLTVVKAAGGVPEHVARMTIFVTSKDEYVAGLRAVGAEYRSRMGRHYPAMTLVEIKALLEEGAKVEIEATAVLPA; from the coding sequence ATGAGCCATGTGCAGGTGAACCCCGAGTCACTGGGCGCCCCCAAGGGCTACTCGAACGGCATGCTGACCCCCGCGGGCGGCAGGGTCTTGTTCGTCGCCGGCCAGGTCGCCTGGAACGAGAAGCAAGAGGTCGTCTCCGAGGACTTCGCCAAGCAGTTCGGGCAAGCGCTCGAGAACGTGCTCACGGTGGTGAAGGCCGCCGGAGGCGTGCCGGAGCACGTCGCCCGCATGACCATCTTCGTGACCAGCAAGGACGAATACGTGGCGGGCCTCCGGGCCGTGGGTGCGGAGTACCGCTCGCGCATGGGCCGCCACTACCCGGCCATGACGCTGGTCGAGATCAAGGCGCTGCTGGAAGAGGGCGCCAAGGTCGAGATCGAGGCCACCGCGGTCTTGCCCGCTTGA